The Pseudomonas wenzhouensis genome has a segment encoding these proteins:
- the uvrB gene encoding excinuclease ABC subunit UvrB: protein MSEFQLVTRFKPAGDQPEAIRQMVEGLEAGLSHQTLLGVTGSGKTFSIANVIAQVQRPTLVLAPNKTLAAQLYGEFKSFFPNNAVEYFVSYYDYYQPEAYVPSSDTFIEKDASINDHIEQMRLSATKALIERKDVIVVCTVSSIYGLGSPEEYLKMVLHLDRGDKMDQRALLRRLAELQYTRNDMDFARATFRVRGDVIDIFPAESDLEAIRVELFDDEVESISAFDPLTGEVIQKLPRFTFYPKSHYVTPRETLLEAVEHIKVELQQRLEYLRGANKLVEAQRLEQRTRFDLEMILELGYCNGIENYSRYLSGRPAGAPPPTLYDYLPDEALLVIDESHVSVPQVGAMYKGDRSRKETLVEYGFRLPSALDNRPMRFEEWESACPQTIFVSATPGPYEGEHAGRVVEQVVRPTGLVDPQIEVRPARTQVDDLLSEIRLRVAAGDRVLVTTLTKRMAEDLTDYLGDHDVKVRYLHSDIDTVERVEIIRDLRLGAFDVLVGINLLREGLDMPEVSLVAILDADKEGFLRSERSLIQTIGRAARNLNGRAILYADNMTGSMQRAIGETERRRAKQIAFNEANGIVPKGVQKDVKDILEGAVVPGARSNKRKGMAKAAEESARYENELRSPSEITKRIRQLEEKMYALARDLEFEAAAQLRDEIQKLRDRLLQV, encoded by the coding sequence ATGTCCGAATTTCAGTTGGTGACCCGCTTCAAACCTGCCGGCGATCAGCCTGAGGCGATCCGGCAGATGGTCGAGGGGCTGGAGGCGGGGCTTTCGCACCAGACGCTGCTCGGCGTGACGGGCTCGGGCAAGACCTTTTCCATCGCCAACGTGATCGCCCAGGTACAGCGTCCGACGTTGGTGCTGGCACCGAACAAGACCCTGGCGGCGCAGCTGTACGGCGAGTTCAAGTCATTCTTCCCGAACAACGCGGTGGAGTATTTCGTTTCCTACTACGACTACTACCAGCCGGAAGCCTATGTGCCGTCTTCGGACACCTTCATCGAGAAGGATGCCTCGATCAACGACCACATCGAGCAGATGCGCCTGTCGGCGACCAAGGCGCTGATCGAGCGCAAGGACGTGATCGTGGTCTGTACCGTGTCCTCGATCTACGGCCTGGGCAGCCCCGAGGAGTACCTGAAAATGGTGCTGCACCTCGACCGTGGCGACAAGATGGATCAGCGCGCGCTGCTGCGCCGCCTGGCCGAGCTGCAGTACACACGCAACGACATGGATTTCGCCCGTGCGACTTTTCGCGTGCGCGGCGATGTGATCGATATCTTCCCGGCGGAATCGGATCTGGAAGCCATTCGCGTCGAGCTGTTCGACGACGAGGTGGAAAGCATCAGCGCCTTCGATCCGCTGACCGGTGAGGTGATCCAGAAGCTGCCGCGCTTCACCTTCTACCCCAAGAGCCACTACGTCACCCCGCGCGAAACCTTGCTGGAGGCGGTGGAGCACATCAAGGTCGAGCTGCAGCAGCGTCTGGAATACCTGCGCGGCGCCAACAAGCTGGTGGAGGCGCAGCGTCTGGAGCAACGCACGCGCTTCGACCTGGAGATGATCCTCGAACTGGGCTACTGCAACGGCATCGAAAACTACTCGCGTTACCTGTCCGGTCGCCCAGCTGGCGCGCCGCCGCCTACGCTCTATGACTACCTGCCGGACGAAGCCCTGCTGGTGATCGACGAGTCCCACGTTTCGGTGCCGCAGGTCGGCGCCATGTACAAGGGCGACCGTTCGCGCAAAGAAACCCTGGTCGAATACGGCTTCCGTCTGCCCTCGGCGCTGGACAACCGGCCGATGCGCTTCGAAGAGTGGGAGTCCGCCTGCCCGCAGACCATTTTCGTCTCCGCCACGCCCGGCCCTTACGAGGGCGAACATGCCGGACGTGTGGTCGAGCAGGTGGTGCGTCCCACTGGCCTGGTCGATCCGCAGATCGAGGTGCGTCCGGCGCGTACGCAGGTCGATGATCTGCTTTCGGAGATTCGTCTGCGCGTGGCGGCTGGTGATCGCGTGCTGGTCACCACGCTGACCAAGCGCATGGCCGAGGACTTGACGGATTATCTGGGCGACCATGACGTCAAGGTGCGTTACCTGCACTCGGACATCGATACGGTCGAGCGGGTGGAGATCATTCGTGATCTGCGCCTCGGCGCCTTCGACGTGCTGGTGGGCATCAACCTGCTACGTGAGGGCCTGGATATGCCCGAAGTTTCGCTGGTGGCGATCCTCGATGCGGACAAGGAAGGCTTCCTGCGCAGCGAGCGTTCGCTGATCCAGACCATTGGTCGCGCGGCACGTAACCTCAACGGCCGGGCGATCCTGTATGCCGACAACATGACCGGTTCGATGCAGCGTGCCATCGGTGAGACCGAGCGGCGCCGCGCCAAGCAGATCGCCTTCAACGAGGCCAATGGCATCGTGCCCAAGGGGGTGCAGAAGGACGTCAAGGATATTCTCGAAGGCGCCGTGGTGCCGGGTGCACGTAGCAACAAGCGCAAGGGCATGGCCAAGGCAGCGGAGGAGAGTGCACGCTACGAAAACGAGCTGCGTTCGCCGAGCGAGATCACCAAACGTATTCGTCAGCTGGAAGAGAAGATGTACGCCCTGGCGCGCGATCTGGAGTTCGAGGCTGCGGCGCAGTTGCGTGACGAGATTCAGAAGCTGCGTGATCGGTTGTTGCAGGTTTGA
- a CDS encoding NAD(P)H nitroreductase translates to MDALDALLNRVSVPRLVEPAPNAAQRELLFRAALRAPDHGQLRPWRFLTIEGAARERMGELFAEALQVADAQASAEALSKARGMPLRAPLLVVVIARVQEHPKVPASEQVIAAGCAVHGMLLAAHAQGIGAVWRTGDMAYNAHVAKGLGLAAHEQVIAYLYLGTPERELRRVPDVSVEAFVSAWEG, encoded by the coding sequence ATGGATGCCCTCGATGCTCTGCTCAATCGTGTTTCCGTTCCGCGTCTGGTCGAGCCTGCTCCGAATGCGGCGCAGCGGGAGCTGCTGTTTCGTGCGGCCTTGCGGGCGCCGGATCATGGGCAGCTACGGCCATGGCGTTTTCTGACCATCGAAGGCGCTGCGCGTGAGCGTATGGGCGAGTTGTTCGCCGAAGCGTTGCAGGTGGCCGATGCCCAGGCATCTGCCGAAGCTCTGAGCAAGGCGCGTGGCATGCCGCTGCGTGCGCCGCTGCTGGTGGTGGTGATCGCCCGCGTTCAGGAGCATCCCAAGGTGCCGGCGTCCGAGCAGGTGATCGCAGCTGGCTGCGCCGTGCATGGCATGCTGCTGGCTGCGCATGCTCAGGGTATCGGCGCGGTCTGGCGCACCGGTGACATGGCCTATAACGCCCATGTGGCAAAAGGGCTGGGATTGGCTGCGCACGAGCAGGTCATCGCCTATCTCTATCTCGGTACGCCGGAGCGCGAGCTGCGCCGGGTGCCGGACGTCAGCGTCGAGGCGTTTGTCAGCGCCTGGGAGGGCTGA
- a CDS encoding sensor histidine kinase has product MRSLFWRILATFWLAIALVAGLSLLLGRALNQDAWILNLHPGLDGLDSKWVKRYEQQGPAAAQDFLEQRKRKYRIDTQVLGESGQLLGKGTFPSRAAAFEARHGDDRRLPWRRLTSEYTSPTSGESYLFIYRIPHPELAAWHRGSLFWPLSAITIALVVLTFFSLMLTLSITRPLDRLRSAVHDLGQTAYQQNTLARLATRRDELGLLAKDFNRMGERLQGLIGSQRQLLRDVSHELRSPLARLRIALALAERADAVEREKLWPRLNQECDRLEALISEILALARLDADPGAAQPVDLAALIGKLEEYARLTAPHHQLRIELDQDARLQGWPDMLERALDNLLRNALRFSPPDQPVLLSVQRRGNRLMLSVRDHGPGVASEYLEQLGKPFFRAPGQSGSGHGLGLAIARRAAQRHGGDLLLANHPEGGFVATLSVPITPQTA; this is encoded by the coding sequence GTGCGTTCACTGTTCTGGCGCATCCTGGCGACATTCTGGCTGGCCATTGCCCTGGTGGCTGGCCTGTCGCTATTGCTCGGCCGCGCCCTCAACCAGGACGCCTGGATTCTGAACCTGCACCCGGGGCTTGATGGTCTGGATAGCAAATGGGTCAAGCGCTACGAGCAACAGGGGCCGGCAGCCGCTCAGGACTTTCTCGAGCAGCGCAAACGCAAATACCGTATCGACACTCAGGTACTCGGCGAAAGCGGTCAGTTGCTGGGCAAAGGTACCTTTCCGTCGCGTGCTGCTGCCTTCGAGGCGCGTCATGGTGATGACCGACGCCTGCCCTGGCGCCGCCTGACCAGCGAATACACCAGCCCGACAAGTGGCGAAAGCTACCTGTTCATCTACCGTATTCCGCACCCGGAGCTGGCCGCCTGGCATCGCGGCAGCCTGTTCTGGCCACTTAGCGCCATCACCATCGCCCTGGTGGTGCTGACCTTCTTCAGTCTGATGCTGACCCTGTCGATCACCCGCCCACTCGACCGCCTGCGCAGCGCCGTGCACGACCTCGGGCAGACCGCTTACCAGCAAAACACCCTGGCACGCCTGGCCACCCGGCGTGACGAACTGGGCCTGCTGGCCAAGGACTTCAACCGCATGGGCGAGCGCCTGCAAGGGCTGATCGGCAGCCAGCGCCAGTTGCTGCGCGATGTCTCGCACGAACTGCGCTCGCCCCTGGCGCGTCTGCGCATCGCCCTGGCGCTGGCCGAGCGTGCCGACGCCGTCGAGCGGGAAAAACTCTGGCCGCGCCTGAATCAGGAATGCGATCGACTGGAAGCGCTGATCAGCGAAATTCTCGCCCTCGCTCGCCTGGATGCCGATCCCGGCGCCGCACAGCCGGTCGACCTGGCCGCACTGATCGGCAAACTAGAGGAATACGCCCGCCTGACTGCACCGCACCACCAGCTACGCATCGAGCTGGACCAGGATGCACGACTGCAAGGCTGGCCGGATATGCTCGAGCGCGCACTGGACAATCTGCTTCGCAACGCCCTGCGCTTCAGCCCGCCGGATCAACCTGTGCTGCTCAGCGTACAACGCCGGGGAAACCGGCTGATGCTCAGCGTGCGTGATCACGGCCCGGGCGTGGCCAGCGAATACCTGGAGCAGTTGGGCAAGCCATTTTTCCGCGCACCGGGCCAAAGCGGCTCAGGCCACGGCCTTGGTCTGGCCATCGCGCGACGGGCGGCGCAGCGTCATGGCGGCGACTTGCTGCTGGCCAATCACCCAGAGGGCGGTTTCGTGGCCACGCTAAGCGTGCCGATCACCCCACAGACCGCCTGA
- a CDS encoding Spy/CpxP family protein refolding chaperone, translating into MRKTLTALLLAATLPTLAFAMPMKDGGPRHHDRDHGMFKELNLSKEQRQAFRTLMGEQMKTHRDITKRYLDKLPEAEKQAMKKELDKARADQHKALRDLLNPEQQKAFDEHQKKMEARRAEMAEFKAWKAEKDSKSN; encoded by the coding sequence ATGCGCAAGACCCTCACCGCCCTGCTGCTCGCTGCCACCCTGCCGACACTGGCCTTCGCCATGCCCATGAAAGACGGCGGCCCACGTCATCATGACCGTGACCACGGCATGTTCAAGGAGCTGAACCTGAGCAAGGAGCAGCGCCAGGCGTTTCGCACGCTGATGGGCGAACAGATGAAGACCCATCGCGACATCACCAAGCGCTACCTGGACAAACTGCCGGAAGCCGAAAAGCAGGCCATGAAGAAGGAACTGGACAAGGCCCGCGCCGACCAACACAAGGCGCTGCGTGACCTGCTCAACCCCGAACAGCAGAAAGCCTTCGACGAGCACCAGAAGAAAATGGAAGCTCGCCGCGCCGAAATGGCCGAATTCAAGGCCTGGAAAGCCGAAAAGGACAGCAAAAGCAACTGA
- a CDS encoding response regulator transcription factor, which produces MSRLLLIDDDQELCELLGSWLTQEGFQVTACHETGSARQALAALPPEAVVLDVMLPDGSGLELLKQLRGEHPDLPVLMLSARGEPLDRILGLELGADDYLAKPCDPRELTARLRAVLRRSTPAPASSQLQLGDLSFSPNRGVVSIGEHDIPLTLSESRLLEALLRQPGEPVDKQALAQLALGRKLTLYDRSLDMHVSNLRKKLGPHPDGRPRILALRSRGYYYAQ; this is translated from the coding sequence ATGAGCCGCTTACTGCTGATCGACGATGATCAGGAACTCTGTGAACTGCTGGGCAGTTGGCTGACCCAGGAAGGCTTCCAGGTCACGGCCTGTCATGAAACGGGTAGTGCTCGACAGGCGCTTGCAGCTCTGCCTCCCGAGGCCGTGGTGCTCGACGTGATGCTGCCAGACGGCAGTGGCCTGGAGCTGCTCAAGCAACTGCGCGGCGAGCACCCGGACTTGCCCGTACTGATGCTCTCCGCCCGAGGCGAGCCGCTCGACCGCATCCTCGGCCTGGAGCTTGGCGCCGATGATTACCTGGCCAAACCCTGTGATCCGCGTGAGCTGACTGCGCGCCTGCGTGCCGTACTGCGGCGCAGCACGCCTGCACCGGCGAGCAGCCAGTTGCAACTGGGCGACCTGAGCTTCAGCCCCAATCGCGGCGTGGTCAGCATCGGCGAACATGACATTCCCCTGACCCTCTCGGAAAGCCGCCTGCTGGAAGCCCTGCTGCGCCAGCCTGGTGAGCCGGTCGACAAGCAGGCACTGGCACAACTGGCTCTGGGTCGCAAACTGACCCTCTACGATCGCAGCCTGGACATGCACGTCAGCAACCTGCGCAAGAAGCTCGGCCCGCACCCGGACGGTCGCCCACGCATTCTCGCCCTGCGCAGTCGTGGCTATTACTACGCGCAGTGA
- a CDS encoding translation initiation factor 2 (IF-2, GTPase) encodes MRSLPLSLLATVMLTCAMAQAEEEIAQPAAAAPAVDSQSQVLQQRLEQSEQLRNEQQASSAVQLQRLRQENQRLRLQLKESQAQAQPRLLSEEQTWFALGAALSLVSMVFGALLRGRRKSRREWIN; translated from the coding sequence ATGCGCTCACTCCCGCTGTCCCTGCTGGCCACCGTGATGCTGACTTGCGCGATGGCCCAGGCCGAAGAAGAGATTGCTCAGCCCGCAGCTGCTGCACCTGCAGTCGACAGTCAAAGTCAGGTGCTGCAACAGCGCCTGGAGCAAAGCGAGCAGCTACGCAACGAGCAACAAGCCAGCAGCGCCGTGCAACTGCAGCGCCTGCGCCAGGAAAACCAGCGCCTGCGCCTGCAACTCAAGGAAAGCCAGGCGCAGGCTCAGCCGCGACTGCTCAGTGAGGAGCAGACCTGGTTTGCCCTGGGGGCGGCCCTGAGCCTGGTTTCCATGGTATTCGGTGCCCTGCTGCGCGGGCGACGCAAGAGCCGTCGCGAGTGGATCAACTAG
- a CDS encoding YciI family protein encodes MLYAIIATDVENSLENRLAIRPAHLARLEQLKQEGRLLLAGPHPAIDSNDPGPAGFSGSLVVAEFDSLDAAQKWADADPYRSAGVYASVLVKPFKKVLP; translated from the coding sequence ATGCTCTACGCCATCATCGCCACCGACGTCGAAAACTCCCTGGAAAATCGCCTGGCTATCCGCCCCGCTCACCTCGCCCGCCTGGAACAGTTGAAGCAGGAAGGTCGCCTGCTGCTGGCCGGACCACACCCGGCCATCGACAGCAACGACCCAGGCCCGGCAGGTTTCAGTGGCAGCCTGGTGGTCGCCGAGTTCGACTCGCTGGACGCGGCACAGAAATGGGCCGACGCAGATCCCTATCGCAGTGCCGGCGTGTATGCCAGCGTGTTGGTCAAACCGTTCAAGAAAGTGTTGCCCTGA
- a CDS encoding PHP domain-containing protein, producing the protein MIVDLHCHSTASDGVLAPAVLVARAHERGVRLLALTDHDTLEGLDEARQAAAPLGVKLVNGIELSCTWGGATIHVLGYAFEREAPALCAAIEALHHGRWQRAEEIDRRLAAKGMPGALEGARAVQQALGDSGNAPARPHFAEFLVRAGHVRDRAEAFRKWLGSGKLGDVKQHWPMLEETVATLRAAGAWISLAHPWQYDFTRSKRRRLVADFAAAGGHALEVVNGMQPAEQVGGLAILAREFGLMASVGSDFHAPGDWSELGMYRPLPDDLTALWERFEHAQPSAVTS; encoded by the coding sequence ATGATTGTCGATCTGCACTGCCACAGTACCGCCTCCGATGGCGTCCTGGCGCCCGCTGTTCTGGTGGCCAGAGCCCATGAACGTGGCGTACGGCTGCTGGCGCTGACCGATCATGACACGCTGGAAGGGCTCGATGAAGCGCGCCAGGCGGCAGCGCCATTGGGCGTGAAGCTGGTCAATGGTATCGAGCTGTCCTGTACCTGGGGTGGTGCCACCATCCATGTCTTGGGCTATGCCTTCGAACGCGAGGCGCCGGCGCTCTGTGCGGCCATCGAGGCCCTGCATCACGGGCGCTGGCAGCGTGCCGAGGAGATCGACCGACGCCTCGCCGCCAAGGGTATGCCCGGTGCTCTGGAGGGCGCGCGCGCTGTCCAGCAGGCGTTGGGCGACAGCGGTAACGCGCCGGCACGTCCACATTTCGCTGAGTTTCTGGTGCGTGCCGGACATGTGCGCGACCGTGCCGAGGCGTTTCGCAAGTGGCTGGGTTCGGGCAAATTGGGTGACGTCAAGCAGCATTGGCCTATGCTGGAAGAAACCGTTGCCACTTTGCGCGCGGCCGGGGCCTGGATCAGCCTGGCGCATCCGTGGCAATACGATTTCACGCGCAGTAAGCGTCGCCGTCTGGTGGCCGACTTCGCGGCAGCCGGTGGCCACGCGCTGGAAGTGGTCAACGGCATGCAGCCGGCCGAGCAGGTCGGCGGCCTGGCGATTCTGGCCCGTGAGTTTGGTTTGATGGCCAGCGTCGGCAGTGATTTTCATGCGCCGGGCGACTGGTCCGAGCTGGGTATGTACCGGCCGCTGCCCGACGATCTGACTGCGCTCTGGGAGCGTTTCGAGCATGCACAGCCATCCGCTGTCACTTCATGA
- a CDS encoding L-threonylcarbamoyladenylate synthase: MSQFFQIHPENPQARLVKQAVEIIRGGGVVVYPTDSSYAVGCATGDKNAVERIRRLRQLDDKHNFTLVCRDLSQIGLFAKVDTAAFRLLKNHTPGPYTFILNATREVPRMLLHPKRRTIGIRVPSHPIALALLEQLGEPLMSVSLIMPGDELPMSDPYEMRQVLEHQVDLIIDGGFGGLEASTVVSLADESPQVLRVGCGDATPFSDL; the protein is encoded by the coding sequence GTGAGTCAATTCTTCCAGATTCATCCGGAAAACCCGCAGGCGCGCCTGGTAAAACAGGCCGTGGAAATCATTCGTGGTGGCGGCGTGGTGGTCTATCCGACCGATTCCTCCTATGCAGTGGGTTGCGCGACCGGCGACAAGAATGCGGTAGAGCGCATTCGTCGTCTGCGTCAGCTCGATGACAAGCACAACTTCACCCTGGTTTGCCGCGATCTGTCGCAGATCGGACTGTTTGCCAAGGTCGACACCGCTGCCTTTCGCCTGCTGAAAAATCACACGCCCGGCCCTTACACCTTCATCCTCAATGCCACCCGCGAAGTGCCGCGCATGCTGCTGCATCCCAAGCGCCGTACCATCGGTATTCGCGTGCCCAGCCATCCCATCGCGCTGGCGCTGCTGGAGCAGTTGGGTGAGCCGCTGATGAGCGTCAGCCTGATCATGCCGGGCGATGAACTGCCGATGTCCGACCCTTACGAAATGCGCCAGGTGCTCGAGCATCAGGTCGATCTGATCATCGACGGCGGTTTTGGCGGGCTGGAAGCGTCCACCGTGGTCAGTCTGGCTGATGAGAGCCCGCAAGTGCTGCGCGTCGGTTGCGGTGATGCGACGCCGTTCAGTGATCTCTGA
- a CDS encoding tryptophan--tRNA ligase, with product MSLNDSERRVLSGMRPSGRLHLGHYHGVLKNWVKLQHEYDCFFCIVDWHALTTDYAEASQLSQHVMDMAVDWLAAGVSPSSATLFVQSQVPEHAELHLLLSMICPLSWLERVPSYKEQQERQSGKDLSTYGFLGYPLLQAADILLYHAGQVPVGADQLPHIEFARDVARRFNHLYGSEPDFELKAEAAIGKLGKKLGKLYSNLRKAYQEQGDVQALETARALLKEQTSLTLGDQERLYGYLEGGGKVILSEPQPILAEFSRVPGLDGQKMAKSSGNAIFLRDSDAELEEKLRRMPTDPARVHRDDPGEPQRCPVWSLHQLYSSDEQLHWVIEGCRSASIGCLDCKNALCSALQAELAPLQQRAIDYEDSPDLVRSILAEGAERARDEARETLAEVRMAMGLNYR from the coding sequence TTGAGCCTTAACGACTCCGAGCGTCGGGTGCTGTCAGGGATGCGTCCGAGCGGTCGTCTTCACCTTGGGCACTATCACGGCGTGCTGAAGAACTGGGTCAAGTTGCAGCACGAGTACGACTGCTTCTTCTGCATTGTCGACTGGCATGCGCTGACCACCGATTACGCCGAGGCCAGCCAGCTTTCCCAACATGTCATGGACATGGCGGTGGATTGGTTGGCCGCTGGCGTCAGTCCCAGCTCGGCGACACTGTTCGTGCAGTCGCAGGTGCCGGAGCATGCCGAGCTGCACCTGCTGCTGTCGATGATCTGTCCGCTCAGCTGGCTCGAGCGCGTGCCGTCCTACAAGGAGCAGCAGGAGCGACAGAGCGGCAAGGATCTTTCCACCTACGGGTTTCTTGGCTACCCGCTGCTGCAGGCGGCGGACATCCTGCTCTATCACGCCGGCCAGGTGCCGGTCGGTGCGGATCAGTTGCCGCACATCGAATTTGCCCGCGACGTGGCGCGCCGCTTCAACCACCTGTATGGCAGCGAGCCGGATTTCGAGCTGAAGGCCGAGGCGGCCATCGGCAAGCTGGGCAAGAAGCTCGGTAAGCTCTACAGCAACCTGCGCAAGGCCTATCAGGAGCAGGGTGACGTCCAGGCGCTGGAGACGGCGCGGGCTTTGCTCAAGGAGCAGACCAGCCTCACCCTCGGCGACCAGGAACGCCTTTACGGCTATCTGGAAGGTGGCGGCAAGGTGATTCTGAGCGAGCCGCAGCCGATTCTTGCCGAGTTTTCGCGGGTGCCTGGCCTGGATGGACAGAAGATGGCCAAATCCAGCGGTAATGCCATATTCCTGCGCGACAGCGATGCCGAGCTCGAGGAAAAACTGCGGCGCATGCCCACCGATCCCGCGCGTGTACACCGTGATGATCCAGGTGAGCCGCAGCGTTGTCCGGTGTGGTCGCTGCACCAGCTGTATTCCAGTGACGAGCAGTTGCACTGGGTGATCGAGGGCTGTCGCAGCGCCTCGATTGGTTGCCTCGACTGCAAAAACGCACTGTGCTCAGCCCTGCAAGCCGAGCTGGCGCCACTGCAGCAGCGCGCCATCGATTACGAGGACAGCCCCGACCTGGTGCGCAGCATCCTCGCCGAAGGCGCCGAACGCGCGCGTGACGAAGCGCGCGAAACCCTGGCCGAAGTACGCATGGCCATGGGCCTGAATTACCGCTGA
- a CDS encoding segregation and condensation protein A: MEVFLEAFEGPLDLLLYLIRKQNIDILDIPVAEITKQYMGYVELMHSVRLELAAEYLVMAAMLAEIKSRMLLPRSAEAEEEEDDPRAELIRRLQEYERFKAAAEGIDELPRVGRDVTVPKLDAPEARARKLLPDVSLEEVLLSMAEVLRRADMFESHQVTREALSTRERMSEVLERLKGGAFVPFVELFSAEEGRLGVVVTFMAVLELIKESLVELVQNEPFAVIHVRARAE; encoded by the coding sequence CTGGAGGTCTTCCTCGAAGCCTTCGAGGGGCCGCTGGATCTGCTGCTGTATCTGATTCGCAAGCAGAACATCGACATCCTCGACATTCCCGTAGCCGAGATCACCAAACAGTACATGGGCTATGTCGAGCTTATGCATTCGGTGCGCCTGGAGCTGGCAGCTGAATACCTGGTGATGGCCGCCATGCTCGCCGAGATCAAGTCGCGCATGCTGCTGCCGCGCTCGGCAGAGGCCGAAGAGGAAGAGGACGATCCGCGCGCCGAGCTGATTCGCCGTCTGCAGGAGTACGAGCGCTTCAAGGCCGCTGCCGAAGGTATCGACGAGCTGCCGCGCGTCGGCCGTGATGTCACCGTACCCAAACTGGATGCGCCCGAAGCCCGCGCGCGCAAGCTGCTGCCGGACGTCAGCCTGGAAGAGGTATTGCTGTCCATGGCCGAGGTGCTGCGCCGCGCCGACATGTTCGAGAGCCACCAGGTTACCCGCGAGGCATTGTCCACCCGCGAGCGCATGAGCGAAGTGCTGGAGCGTCTCAAGGGTGGGGCGTTTGTACCGTTCGTCGAGCTGTTCAGCGCCGAGGAAGGGCGCCTTGGTGTGGTGGTGACCTTCATGGCAGTGCTCGAATTGATCAAGGAATCCCTGGTCGAGCTGGTGCAGAATGAGCCCTTCGCCGTTATCCATGTCCGAGCCCGTGCCGAATGA
- the scpB gene encoding SMC-Scp complex subunit ScpB: MNLNDPKDLAQLLEAFLLASGKAQSLERLFELFEEGERPEPEQFKAALEVLRQSCEGRAFELKEVASGYRLQVRERFAPWVGRLWEERPQRYSRALLETLALIAYRQPITRGEIEDVRGVAVNSNITKTLLEREWIRVVGYRDVPGRPAMFATTKGFLDHFNLKSLDELPPLAALRELESEPELALDDDAEVPAGLQARADLALQEDGEAAEPREETSFRSLLAELDDMEQGLKTDFDDLRLVEDAEAEAVREDDMADLEGDQPLH, translated from the coding sequence ATGAACCTGAACGACCCCAAAGACCTAGCCCAGTTGCTCGAAGCCTTTCTGCTGGCTTCCGGCAAGGCGCAGTCGCTCGAGCGCCTCTTCGAGCTGTTCGAGGAGGGCGAGCGGCCCGAGCCTGAGCAGTTCAAGGCGGCACTGGAGGTGCTTCGTCAGTCCTGTGAAGGCCGCGCCTTCGAGCTGAAGGAGGTGGCCTCGGGGTATCGCCTGCAGGTGCGTGAGCGCTTCGCGCCCTGGGTGGGCCGGCTCTGGGAGGAGCGCCCGCAGCGCTACTCCCGTGCGCTGCTGGAAACCCTGGCGCTGATCGCCTATCGCCAGCCCATCACCCGTGGCGAGATCGAGGACGTGCGCGGCGTGGCGGTCAACAGCAACATCACCAAGACGCTGCTCGAGCGCGAGTGGATTCGCGTGGTGGGTTATCGCGATGTGCCGGGGCGCCCGGCGATGTTCGCCACCACCAAGGGCTTTCTCGATCACTTCAACCTGAAAAGTCTCGACGAACTGCCACCGCTCGCTGCCTTGCGCGAACTGGAGTCGGAGCCCGAACTGGCGCTGGATGACGACGCCGAGGTGCCGGCCGGTCTGCAAGCACGCGCCGATCTGGCCTTGCAGGAAGATGGTGAAGCCGCTGAGCCGCGCGAGGAAACCAGCTTCCGCAGCCTGCTGGCCGAGCTGGACGACATGGAGCAGGGGCTCAAGACCGATTTCGATGACTTGCGCCTGGTCGAAGACGCCGAGGCAGAGGCGGTTCGCGAAGACGACATGGCCGACCTCGAAGGCGATCAGCCGTTGCATTGA
- a CDS encoding DUF1289 domain-containing protein has protein sequence MSKSPCIKVCEFDKDICLGCGRSRAQIKGWKRLDKGERLAVLAEADMRLLALEVTGRRRYR, from the coding sequence GTGAGCAAGAGTCCGTGCATCAAGGTCTGCGAGTTCGACAAGGATATCTGCCTCGGTTGTGGTCGTAGCCGAGCACAAATCAAGGGTTGGAAGCGCCTGGACAAAGGCGAGCGTCTGGCTGTGCTGGCTGAAGCGGATATGCGTTTGCTGGCACTCGAGGTCACGGGGCGGCGCAGATATCGGTAG
- a CDS encoding type II toxin-antitoxin system RelE/ParE family toxin — protein MSYQIKELLLDDGGNPFAEWFGSLDAVAAAKVRVAVSRMEQGNLSNVEWFRGIGEYKIDWGPGLRIYLAKDGLKIIILIGGGTKKRQQQDIDQAVTLWEDYKRRKASTQKGK, from the coding sequence ATGAGCTACCAGATCAAAGAACTCCTGCTGGACGATGGAGGCAACCCCTTCGCAGAGTGGTTCGGGTCGCTGGATGCCGTTGCCGCCGCCAAGGTGCGCGTAGCCGTCAGCCGGATGGAACAGGGCAACCTGTCCAACGTTGAGTGGTTTCGCGGCATTGGGGAATACAAGATCGACTGGGGGCCGGGCTTGCGCATCTACCTGGCCAAGGACGGTCTGAAGATCATCATCCTGATCGGCGGCGGCACCAAGAAGCGTCAACAGCAGGACATCGACCAAGCGGTGACGCTGTGGGAAGACTACAAGCGCCGCAAGGCATCAACCCAGAAAGGAAAGTGA